The following are encoded together in the Flavobacteriales bacterium genome:
- the pheS gene encoding phenylalanine--tRNA ligase subunit alpha, with protein MLKKLEDYEKQIQELVIASKEDLENFRLQFLSKKGIIPQLFTAFRDVPNEQKKAFGQKLNVLKGLAEGKFKDLQAELKSSESQVDPNIDLTVPPFPMEIGTRHPVNMVRREVVGIFERIGFTVSEGPEIEDDWHNFSALNFPPEHPARDMQDTFFVAKDPDFALRTHTSSVQVRTMENQKLPIRTISPGRVFRNEAISARAHCIFHQIEGLYIDKNVSFADMKDTLLYFAREFYGPETKIRLRPSYFPFTEPSAEMDVYWGLETEADYRITKGTGWLEVLGCGMVDPNVLKSCGIDPEVYSGFAFGMGIERTAMLKYQVKDLRLFFENDKRFLDQFKSAY; from the coding sequence ATGTTAAAGAAACTCGAAGACTACGAGAAGCAGATTCAAGAACTGGTCATTGCCAGCAAAGAGGATCTGGAAAACTTCCGACTCCAATTTTTGTCTAAAAAGGGAATAATCCCTCAGTTATTTACGGCATTCCGAGATGTGCCTAATGAGCAGAAGAAGGCCTTTGGTCAAAAATTGAACGTGCTAAAAGGTCTGGCCGAGGGCAAATTCAAAGACCTTCAGGCAGAACTGAAGTCAAGCGAATCACAAGTTGACCCGAATATTGACCTGACGGTTCCTCCATTTCCAATGGAAATTGGAACCCGGCATCCTGTGAATATGGTGAGAAGAGAAGTTGTCGGAATCTTTGAACGCATTGGTTTCACTGTATCCGAAGGACCTGAAATTGAAGACGATTGGCACAATTTCTCGGCATTGAATTTTCCACCAGAACATCCAGCGCGCGATATGCAGGACACGTTTTTTGTGGCTAAGGATCCAGATTTTGCTTTGAGAACGCATACATCATCCGTTCAAGTACGAACAATGGAGAACCAAAAACTGCCTATCAGGACAATCTCTCCAGGTCGAGTTTTTAGAAATGAGGCCATTTCGGCACGAGCGCATTGCATTTTCCACCAGATTGAAGGACTGTATATAGATAAGAACGTTTCGTTCGCTGATATGAAAGACACGCTGCTCTATTTTGCACGTGAATTTTACGGTCCTGAAACGAAGATCCGTTTGCGGCCGTCTTATTTCCCATTCACCGAACCGAGTGCCGAAATGGATGTGTATTGGGGCTTGGAGACAGAAGCTGATTACCGGATTACAAAAGGAACAGGATGGTTGGAGGTTTTGGGCTGCGGAATGGTCGATCCGAATGTGTTGAAGTCTTGTGGCATCGATCCAGAGGTTTATTCTGGATTTGCATTCGGAATGGGTATTGAACGAACTGCAATGCTGAAATATCAGGTAAAAGACCTTCGTTTGTTTTTCGAGAATGACAAACGATTCTTAGATCAATTCAAATCTGCTTACTGA
- a CDS encoding peptidylprolyl isomerase: protein MKQIILTLLVALFSLGSFAQNKKEPIVLISTAYGDITLKLYNETPLHRDNFLELAKSGKFDGSVFHRVINRFMIQGGGNASLGTIDNRPEIPAEITPRYIHKKGALAAARTPDQVNMERKSSGSQFYIVQGRTYTEEMVKQMEARMGITYTDEQRKAYAEVGGTPHLDMQYTIFGEVIDGLDVVDKIAAVKTQQGDVPVEAIPMRVKILSK from the coding sequence ATGAAACAGATTATCCTCACTCTTTTGGTCGCCTTATTCAGCTTAGGGTCTTTTGCACAAAACAAGAAAGAACCGATTGTTTTGATAAGCACTGCTTATGGCGATATCACATTGAAACTCTACAACGAGACTCCATTGCACAGAGATAATTTTCTTGAATTGGCAAAGTCTGGAAAGTTTGATGGGTCGGTTTTTCACCGCGTTATCAATAGATTCATGATTCAAGGTGGTGGAAATGCTAGTCTTGGAACAATCGATAATCGTCCCGAAATTCCAGCGGAGATCACTCCTAGATACATTCACAAAAAAGGTGCTCTTGCCGCAGCTCGAACGCCAGATCAAGTGAATATGGAGCGCAAGTCAAGTGGTTCACAGTTTTATATTGTTCAGGGTAGAACGTACACCGAAGAAATGGTGAAGCAGATGGAAGCCAGAATGGGCATCACCTATACCGATGAGCAACGAAAGGCTTATGCTGAAGTTGGCGGAACACCACACCTTGACATGCAGTACACCATTTTTGGAGAAGTGATTGATGGTTTAGATGTGGTTGATAAGATTGCTGCAGTGAAAACACAGCAAGGCGATGTACCGGTAGAAGCAATCCCGATGCGGGTGAAAATCCTAAGCAAATGA
- a CDS encoding VWA domain-containing protein — protein sequence MAIELPDVKEGAPMDIVLVIDISGSTGGILSSVRGKFWEIQNEISRLEPTPKYRIGIVCMGRPSFKKENNYVQVISDLTDDIDAAAYPFFQIKDVSAPGNYFLGHALDVAVNGMSWSSDPNAIKLIFLAGNGKPSAGPGYTKPVREAAENGIIIHSLYFLSYSNQQEQAEWNSIATETKGTFSVIGLKEPAIVLEKPYDGSMLREANHMMNTTYLYYGQEGLSRYEMQADLDEEAELQGENQVEARTFFKATSLYQGKNAKWDLVDLQNTGGNVLKQNTKLMDERLNEYSNEEFLAHLMEVGYERKEYISIIKMLSTQREEFLKEKREKMENYRFGKTFFGVVNRQIVETAEKHGYTLEY from the coding sequence GTGGCTATCGAACTTCCCGATGTGAAAGAAGGTGCACCGATGGATATTGTCCTTGTCATAGACATTAGTGGAAGTACGGGTGGTATTCTATCCTCAGTTAGAGGAAAATTCTGGGAGATCCAGAACGAAATATCAAGACTTGAGCCCACACCTAAATACAGAATCGGTATTGTGTGCATGGGCCGACCAAGCTTTAAAAAAGAGAACAACTACGTTCAGGTAATTTCTGACCTGACTGATGATATTGATGCTGCTGCATATCCGTTTTTTCAGATCAAGGACGTTTCTGCCCCTGGAAATTATTTCCTAGGTCATGCATTGGATGTCGCGGTTAACGGAATGTCGTGGTCAAGCGACCCAAATGCCATCAAATTGATATTCCTTGCTGGAAATGGAAAACCGTCTGCGGGCCCAGGATATACAAAACCGGTTCGAGAGGCAGCTGAAAACGGAATTATCATCCATTCACTTTACTTTCTTTCGTATTCCAATCAGCAAGAACAAGCAGAATGGAATTCCATTGCAACAGAAACGAAGGGCACATTCAGCGTTATTGGGCTTAAAGAACCTGCTATTGTGCTTGAAAAGCCGTACGATGGTTCAATGCTTCGCGAGGCCAACCACATGATGAACACGACCTACCTTTACTACGGTCAGGAAGGATTGAGCCGTTACGAAATGCAGGCTGATCTGGATGAAGAAGCCGAGCTACAGGGCGAAAACCAAGTGGAAGCACGAACGTTTTTCAAAGCCACAAGCCTCTATCAGGGCAAAAATGCTAAGTGGGACCTAGTTGACCTACAGAATACCGGAGGAAATGTGCTTAAGCAGAATACCAAACTAATGGATGAGCGCTTGAACGAATATTCGAACGAAGAATTTCTTGCTCACTTGATGGAAGTTGGCTACGAACGCAAAGAATACATCTCCATTATTAAGATGCTAAGCACGCAACGTGAAGAGTTCCTAAAAGAGAAGCGCGAAAAAATGGAGAATTATCGCTTCGGAAAGACCTTTTTCGGGGTAGTTAATCGGCAAATTGTGGAGACAGCCGAAAAGCACGGATATACACTAGAATACTGA
- a CDS encoding CvpA family protein, with amino-acid sequence MNWLDILLAIPMIWGLYKGLTSGFIMEIARLVALITGVYLAVRFAQELSEYVYQNSDITNEFLPILSFAIIFVGVVLLVHFFAKAIEQLAKAVALGWANKAAGAAFGVLRMTFIVSIVIMMLSRFELLDKFNRGETAGKSFLYSPVTQLAPFILPILEDVNKDSILDKVDRKVNKARDAIRDIIHE; translated from the coding sequence ATGAATTGGCTTGACATTCTGTTGGCCATACCAATGATCTGGGGCCTTTACAAAGGTTTGACGAGCGGCTTCATCATGGAAATTGCCCGATTGGTTGCACTGATCACTGGCGTTTATCTGGCAGTAAGGTTTGCTCAAGAACTTTCAGAATACGTCTATCAGAATTCGGATATCACGAACGAATTTCTTCCCATCCTTTCGTTCGCCATCATTTTTGTAGGAGTCGTTCTACTAGTACATTTCTTTGCCAAGGCCATTGAGCAATTAGCCAAAGCAGTCGCCTTGGGATGGGCGAATAAAGCTGCTGGTGCTGCTTTTGGGGTTCTCAGAATGACGTTCATAGTTAGCATCGTGATAATGATGCTTTCACGCTTTGAACTGTTAGATAAATTCAATCGGGGCGAAACAGCAGGGAAATCGTTTCTCTATTCGCCAGTAACACAATTAGCTCCGTTCATTCTTCCTATTTTGGAAGATGTGAACAAAGATTCCATACTAGATAAGGTTGACAGAAAAGTGAATAAAGCGCGCGATGCGATCCGTGATATTATCCACGAATAG
- a CDS encoding phosphoglycerate kinase — translation MKTMDTFSFAGKKALVRVDFNVPLDANFNITDDTRIRAALPTITKILDDGGAVILMSHLGRPKSGSENKFSLKHIVAHLTQLIGVSVKFASDCVGPEAIAAADSLKMGHVLLLENLRFHKEEEAGDRAFSQQLANLGDVYVNDAFGTAHRAHASTTIVADFFPSDKLFGYLLAQEIESVDKVLKDSKRPVTAVMGGAKVSSKISIISNLINSVDHIIIGGGMSYTFAKAMGGSVGKSLVEDDYLETAKQILLDAEAKGVKIHLPEDTIAGDAFDNNANTQTCDTNAIPDGWLGLDIGPKAEKSYDAVIQLSQTILWNGPMGVFEMESFQHGTKSVALSITKATENGAFSLVGGGDSVAAINKFNLADKFSYVSTGGGALLEYMEGKELPGIKAIRG, via the coding sequence ATGAAAACTATGGACACATTTTCGTTTGCTGGTAAAAAAGCGCTTGTGAGGGTTGATTTCAACGTTCCGTTGGATGCAAATTTCAATATCACTGACGATACACGAATACGCGCGGCACTGCCAACCATCACCAAGATTTTGGATGATGGCGGTGCAGTTATTCTAATGAGTCATCTCGGAAGGCCAAAGAGCGGATCTGAAAATAAGTTTTCTCTTAAGCACATAGTTGCGCATCTGACTCAATTAATTGGAGTATCTGTGAAATTTGCTTCAGATTGTGTTGGACCAGAAGCCATAGCCGCAGCAGATTCGTTGAAAATGGGTCACGTGTTGCTTTTGGAAAACCTGCGGTTTCACAAAGAAGAAGAAGCAGGCGACCGAGCTTTTTCACAGCAGTTGGCCAATTTGGGAGATGTTTACGTGAATGATGCTTTTGGCACCGCTCATCGAGCTCATGCATCAACAACCATTGTGGCAGATTTCTTTCCCAGCGACAAGCTATTCGGCTATTTGTTGGCGCAGGAAATCGAAAGTGTAGATAAGGTGCTTAAAGATTCAAAACGACCGGTTACGGCTGTGATGGGTGGAGCCAAGGTTTCTTCGAAGATTTCCATCATTTCAAACCTCATCAATAGCGTTGACCACATTATTATCGGTGGAGGAATGAGCTACACATTTGCGAAAGCAATGGGTGGTTCGGTTGGAAAATCGCTGGTAGAAGATGATTACTTGGAGACTGCGAAGCAAATTCTGCTGGATGCTGAAGCAAAAGGCGTTAAAATCCACTTGCCAGAAGACACAATTGCGGGCGATGCATTTGATAATAATGCCAACACACAGACATGCGATACCAACGCCATTCCTGATGGTTGGTTAGGATTGGATATTGGCCCAAAAGCAGAGAAATCTTACGATGCCGTTATTCAGTTGTCTCAGACCATTCTTTGGAACGGTCCAATGGGTGTTTTCGAAATGGAATCGTTCCAGCATGGAACCAAGTCCGTAGCGCTTTCAATCACTAAAGCAACAGAAAACGGAGCGTTTTCTTTGGTTGGTGGAGGCGATTCTGTAGCAGCTATCAACAAGTTCAATCTTGCTGATAAATTTAGCTACGTTTCAACTGGTGGAGGTGCGCTATTGGAGTATATGGAAGGAAAAGAGCTTCCAGGAATCAAAGCTATTCGTGGATAA
- a CDS encoding NAD-dependent epimerase/dehydratase family protein: MILVTGGTGLLGSHLLLNLVENGESVRAIYRTEAKRDAVLGIFGYYQENPRPLWERIDWVIGDVLDIPSLEDAFDGVSQVYHCAAAVTFLPADEPYMHKVNVEGTANVVNLCLERPELRLCHVSSVAAIGRDGSEKVINEQNEWKESKHNASYAVSKHHAEMEVWRGITEGLNAFMINPSLIIGPGDWSQSTGAMFRKAWKGLPFYTRGGNCFVDVRDVVAVMMALMKSEVRNERFIVGAENRLFKEVFERIAQNMGKKPPTLEASPWMTELTWRAEKMRSAITGTKPFITKEVAHHALQLNRYDNAKLLQKLPDFSFRKVDETLDFVCDKFMYDQTATALN, encoded by the coding sequence ATGATATTGGTAACGGGCGGAACGGGTTTGTTGGGTTCTCATCTACTGTTGAATTTGGTGGAGAACGGTGAGTCGGTAAGGGCCATTTACCGAACCGAAGCCAAGCGCGATGCGGTTCTCGGCATTTTCGGTTATTACCAAGAAAATCCAAGGCCATTATGGGAACGGATTGATTGGGTAATCGGAGATGTTTTGGATATTCCAAGCTTAGAAGACGCTTTTGATGGCGTTTCTCAAGTTTATCATTGCGCTGCCGCTGTCACATTTCTACCTGCTGATGAACCGTACATGCACAAAGTGAATGTGGAGGGCACGGCCAATGTGGTTAATCTATGTTTAGAAAGACCTGAGTTACGATTATGTCATGTAAGCTCGGTGGCAGCCATTGGGCGAGATGGCTCCGAAAAGGTGATAAACGAACAGAACGAGTGGAAGGAAAGCAAGCACAACGCATCGTATGCGGTCAGTAAGCATCATGCCGAAATGGAGGTTTGGCGTGGCATTACAGAAGGCTTGAACGCTTTCATGATCAACCCATCGTTGATCATCGGACCTGGCGATTGGTCGCAAAGCACAGGAGCCATGTTCAGAAAAGCATGGAAAGGTTTGCCTTTTTACACACGAGGCGGCAACTGTTTTGTGGATGTTCGTGACGTGGTAGCAGTGATGATGGCACTGATGAAATCAGAGGTTCGGAACGAACGCTTTATTGTAGGTGCTGAAAACCGCTTGTTCAAAGAGGTTTTTGAGCGCATAGCACAAAACATGGGTAAGAAGCCGCCAACGCTTGAAGCTTCTCCGTGGATGACAGAGCTAACGTGGCGTGCAGAAAAAATGCGCAGCGCCATAACTGGAACCAAGCCATTCATTACAAAAGAAGTTGCACATCATGCTTTGCAACTGAACCGCTACGATAACGCTAAACTGTTGCAGAAACTTCCTGATTTCAGCTTCAGAAAAGTGGATGAAACTTTAGATTTTGTGTGCGACAAATTCATGTACGACCAGACAGCTACTGCGCTGAATTGA
- a CDS encoding DUF4296 domain-containing protein, producing the protein MRKAVIFLFSISLFVVSCQENEPKKPAYLIDEEKMVSMMVDMHIVETAANLKIYNPDSSGLQYDEAFGSIFATNNVSKADFDSSLYYYSTQTDRMDVIYDKVLENLSEQESEVNSAQ; encoded by the coding sequence ATGAGAAAAGCAGTCATCTTCCTCTTTTCGATTTCCCTTTTTGTCGTTTCTTGTCAGGAAAACGAACCTAAGAAACCAGCTTACCTAATAGATGAGGAAAAGATGGTTTCAATGATGGTGGACATGCATATTGTAGAAACTGCCGCCAACCTCAAGATTTACAATCCAGATTCTTCGGGGCTTCAGTATGACGAAGCTTTCGGCTCCATATTCGCGACCAATAATGTTTCCAAAGCCGATTTTGATAGCAGTCTGTACTACTATTCTACCCAAACCGATAGAATGGATGTGATTTACGATAAGGTTCTGGAAAATCTATCAGAACAGGAAAGCGAGGTCAATTCAGCGCAGTAG
- a CDS encoding dihydroorotase: protein MTRHLIKGATIVNEGRQEVKDLLIEDGRIAKIEDQIQLAANELVNEINADGLYLIPGVIDDQVHFREPGLTHKGELFTESRAAVAGGITSYMEMPNTVPNALTQELLQQKYDRAAQVSLANYSFFMGASNDNLDEVLKTDGRNVCGIKIFMGSSTGNMLVDNEATLDGIFAECPLLIATHCEDEATIRANTARAIEQYGEDIPIWEHPNIRSVEACYLSSSKAVELAKRHNTRLHILHISTEKETHLFDNSIPLAQKRITAEACIHHLTFNESMYAEKGTLLKWNPAVKSEEDRKGIFKALLDDRIDIIATDHAPHTWEEKQNSYLKAPSGGPLVQHALPAMMEHVKNGVLSIEQMVEKMCHAPAICFQLENRGFIREGYAADLVLVDPKHDWKVSKQNILYKCGWSIFEGTTFSSSVTHTFVNGNLVYSNGKLNDAVLGQRLTFDR from the coding sequence ATGACGAGACATCTGATCAAAGGTGCAACCATTGTAAACGAAGGAAGACAAGAGGTTAAAGACCTTTTGATTGAAGATGGACGCATCGCAAAAATTGAGGATCAAATTCAGCTTGCTGCAAACGAACTCGTGAACGAGATCAATGCCGATGGACTTTACCTCATTCCCGGAGTAATTGATGATCAAGTGCATTTTCGTGAGCCAGGACTGACCCACAAAGGCGAACTTTTTACCGAGTCGCGCGCGGCTGTTGCTGGGGGAATTACGAGTTACATGGAAATGCCCAACACCGTTCCGAATGCGCTCACACAGGAACTGCTGCAGCAGAAATACGATCGCGCAGCTCAGGTTTCGTTGGCCAACTACTCGTTTTTCATGGGAGCCTCCAACGATAATTTGGATGAGGTTTTGAAAACCGATGGAAGAAACGTTTGCGGCATCAAGATCTTTATGGGCTCATCCACAGGAAATATGTTGGTAGACAATGAAGCAACACTCGATGGAATATTCGCAGAATGTCCGTTGTTGATTGCCACGCATTGCGAGGACGAAGCCACCATAAGAGCAAACACGGCTAGAGCGATTGAGCAATACGGTGAAGACATTCCGATCTGGGAACACCCGAATATCCGAAGTGTAGAAGCGTGCTATCTGTCGTCATCAAAAGCGGTAGAGTTGGCGAAAAGACATAATACGCGGCTGCATATTCTTCACATCTCAACAGAAAAGGAAACGCACCTTTTCGATAATTCCATTCCGTTGGCCCAAAAACGTATAACTGCTGAAGCCTGCATTCATCATTTGACCTTCAATGAGTCGATGTACGCGGAAAAAGGAACCTTGCTCAAATGGAATCCTGCGGTTAAAAGCGAAGAGGACAGGAAAGGCATTTTTAAAGCCTTGCTCGATGACCGAATTGACATTATTGCCACCGATCACGCTCCGCACACTTGGGAGGAGAAACAGAACAGCTACTTAAAGGCGCCTTCGGGAGGACCACTCGTTCAGCACGCGCTTCCGGCCATGATGGAACATGTGAAAAATGGCGTTTTATCCATTGAGCAGATGGTGGAGAAAATGTGCCATGCACCGGCCATTTGTTTTCAGTTGGAAAACCGTGGATTTATCCGCGAAGGCTACGCTGCAGACCTTGTTCTTGTAGATCCTAAACACGATTGGAAGGTTTCTAAGCAGAATATTCTGTACAAATGTGGCTGGTCCATTTTTGAGGGAACAACATTCTCTTCGTCCGTTACACACACATTTGTGAACGGAAATCTGGTCTACTCGAATGGCAAACTAAACGATGCTGTTCTTGGCCAACGATTGACCTTTGATCGATGA
- a CDS encoding polyprenol monophosphomannose synthase — protein MSDSLVIIPTYNEKENIHQMIRKVMSLDKKFDLLIIDDGSPDGTASMVKELLEEFQGRLFIEERSGKLGLGTAYIHGFKWALAREYEFIFEMDCDFSHNPEDLTNLYNAAVDEPADLVIGSRYIRGVNVVNWPMSRVLMSYYASTYVRFITGMTIRDTTAGFKCYRRTVLETIPLDDIKFYGYAFQIEMKFITWKYGFIIKEIPIIFTDRTAGESKMSSGIFKEAIFGVLEMRIKSLFKSYKR, from the coding sequence GTGTCAGATAGTCTAGTTATCATACCAACATACAACGAGAAGGAGAACATCCATCAGATGATCCGTAAGGTGATGTCGTTGGATAAAAAGTTCGACCTTCTGATTATTGATGATGGTTCGCCCGATGGAACGGCCTCCATGGTAAAGGAACTATTAGAAGAATTCCAAGGGAGGCTTTTTATTGAAGAACGGTCTGGCAAACTTGGGCTGGGCACTGCCTACATCCATGGTTTTAAATGGGCCTTGGCGCGTGAATACGAGTTCATTTTTGAGATGGATTGCGATTTTTCGCATAATCCAGAAGACCTGACCAATCTTTACAATGCTGCCGTGGATGAACCGGCCGACCTTGTGATCGGATCGCGCTACATCCGAGGTGTAAATGTGGTTAATTGGCCAATGAGCCGCGTGCTGATGTCTTATTACGCATCAACTTACGTACGTTTCATTACGGGAATGACCATCAGAGATACAACTGCTGGCTTCAAATGCTACAGAAGAACCGTATTGGAAACAATTCCGTTGGATGACATCAAGTTTTACGGTTATGCATTTCAGATAGAGATGAAATTCATCACTTGGAAATACGGCTTCATCATTAAGGAAATACCGATAATCTTCACAGACAGAACAGCAGGCGAGTCGAAAATGAGTTCAGGCATTTTCAAAGAAGCCATTTTCGGAGTGTTGGAAATGAGAATCAAAAGCCTGTTCAAGAGTTATAAACGATAA
- a CDS encoding glycosyltransferase: MSKLRILIVSNIKENGYGESTRPMFIGDGLSDIGHEILHVCDKSGKGKSRVAFMSKDSLESGISILDRAFNFAWLFVRVRLFKPDVIYVHQLNNWMWVRLSRALPKVPRVYDAHTSVFYEHQNFGADEEGQQITFDREKSAVIESDLVITVSSETSKILSEIYNKPESKLHIVKNATQIIPIRKILSPKNERFICTSVLPIDGFPSNDMALEMLLDIAAEVESEDSSILFVVIGGGTKPLPKSGNVLYTGFIEDFEDEILKSDICLATYPDGAVCGGVRNKICDFLALGQAIVSTPEGMRGFDDCHPQVDYFKAINQAEFVSAILHLSKNREELEQFRINALSRGNTYQWSERAKEVESIFQSLNGVVADLLSSDQNNVAEPFFSIITPTYNRASFLGEMIVSVQAQTFSDYEHIIVDDGSEDNSEGLVKEYANEDQRIIYIKQQNKGRSIARNVGITAARGRFICFLDSDDLWLPDHLGTLRKAAVSLKQDTMLHTGLIWFYENGIKEHKVKYSDRNKFNSDVEYVIANQFAPDSVCVSRKILYKYQFNPALFINEDVELWARITSEFPVLPVSGYTAKLRVHSGNTDKQSRDSILHLIYVFSSLLNNPLVNEKLSVNFIRNKQRGLKELLIRHYQSTGQRTQLIRELLFFLIQFPEAPRNSAKLVTLIYNLPGGSLLKSLITSIKSLKG, encoded by the coding sequence ATGAGTAAGTTGCGGATTCTAATCGTTTCAAATATTAAGGAAAATGGGTACGGAGAAAGTACTCGCCCAATGTTTATTGGTGATGGTCTTTCAGACATTGGCCATGAGATATTGCACGTTTGCGATAAATCTGGAAAAGGAAAAAGCCGTGTTGCTTTTATGAGCAAAGATTCTCTAGAATCTGGCATATCAATTCTTGATAGGGCATTTAATTTTGCATGGCTTTTTGTGAGGGTGCGCTTATTCAAGCCCGATGTAATTTATGTACATCAACTCAACAATTGGATGTGGGTAAGGCTTTCGAGAGCACTTCCAAAAGTTCCAAGGGTTTATGACGCACATACCTCTGTCTTTTATGAGCATCAGAATTTTGGTGCAGATGAAGAAGGTCAGCAAATAACCTTTGACCGGGAGAAAAGCGCTGTTATTGAATCAGACCTTGTAATAACTGTTTCGTCTGAAACCAGCAAGATTCTCTCGGAGATCTACAACAAGCCCGAGTCAAAGTTACACATTGTTAAAAACGCCACGCAGATTATTCCGATTCGAAAGATTCTCAGTCCAAAGAATGAACGATTTATTTGCACTTCAGTTCTTCCAATAGATGGATTTCCAAGCAACGATATGGCTTTGGAAATGCTTTTGGATATAGCTGCAGAAGTTGAATCGGAAGACTCAAGCATTCTATTTGTCGTTATCGGTGGTGGCACGAAACCATTGCCAAAAAGCGGCAATGTGTTGTATACGGGCTTTATCGAAGACTTTGAAGACGAGATACTTAAATCAGACATCTGCTTGGCAACTTACCCTGATGGTGCAGTATGCGGAGGTGTTCGTAATAAGATTTGTGATTTTCTTGCGCTTGGTCAAGCCATCGTTAGTACCCCTGAAGGAATGCGTGGTTTTGACGACTGTCATCCTCAGGTAGATTATTTTAAAGCAATCAATCAGGCAGAATTTGTTAGTGCAATTCTTCACCTCAGTAAGAACCGAGAGGAATTGGAACAATTTAGGATTAATGCATTGTCACGTGGCAATACTTATCAGTGGTCAGAACGGGCGAAGGAAGTTGAATCCATTTTCCAATCGCTTAATGGTGTCGTTGCAGATCTATTATCATCTGACCAAAACAACGTAGCTGAGCCTTTTTTCTCCATAATTACACCAACTTATAATCGCGCATCCTTTCTAGGAGAAATGATAGTTAGCGTTCAAGCTCAGACATTCTCCGACTACGAGCATATTATTGTTGATGATGGTTCTGAGGACAATTCGGAAGGTCTAGTAAAAGAATATGCAAATGAAGACCAACGCATTATTTACATTAAGCAACAAAATAAAGGAAGAAGTATAGCTCGAAATGTCGGAATTACCGCTGCCAGGGGAAGGTTTATATGTTTTTTAGACAGTGATGACTTGTGGTTGCCAGACCATCTAGGCACGCTGCGAAAAGCTGCTGTTTCCTTGAAGCAAGATACAATGCTTCACACAGGATTGATTTGGTTTTATGAAAACGGAATCAAAGAGCATAAGGTAAAATATAGTGATCGCAATAAGTTTAATTCAGATGTCGAGTACGTCATTGCCAATCAGTTTGCGCCCGATTCCGTTTGTGTTTCCCGAAAAATTTTGTACAAATATCAATTTAATCCAGCTCTATTCATTAACGAAGACGTAGAACTTTGGGCAAGAATAACGTCAGAATTTCCAGTTTTGCCAGTAAGCGGATATACGGCTAAACTTCGGGTTCATTCGGGAAATACTGATAAACAGTCCAGGGACAGTATTTTGCATTTGATTTATGTGTTTTCGTCTCTGCTGAATAATCCATTGGTTAACGAGAAACTATCGGTAAACTTCATTCGAAATAAACAGCGAGGTTTGAAAGAATTGCTCATCAGGCATTATCAAAGCACTGGTCAGCGAACGCAATTGATCAGAGAACTCCTGTTTTTTTTAATTCAATTTCCAGAAGCACCTCGCAACAGTGCCAAGTTGGTCACCCTGATTTACAACCTTCCGGGAGGAAGCTTGTTAAAAAGTCTTATCACATCAATTAAGAGCCTCAAAGGTTGA